A window of the Arachis duranensis cultivar V14167 chromosome 5, aradu.V14167.gnm2.J7QH, whole genome shotgun sequence genome harbors these coding sequences:
- the LOC107488425 gene encoding pentatricopeptide repeat-containing protein At5g13270, chloroplastic isoform X1, which translates to MSSITCWCSGLMSNSSTVVVANDKSKDPRPASFVQIPSWISLKCNNSSLRTPKVQQGQVENLHLISLAKQGMLQEVHDFVRSMDAAGISINPRSYEYLFKMCGTLNASSDGKLFHNRLQRTGNTNKFIDNCILQMYCDCRCFAAAERFFDEMIHRDMSSWHTLMSAYVEEGLIDEAIRLLLRMLDFGIMPPASIISTLIGSFTYPSSLGLGKQIHSQLIKIGVIANDLIETSISNMYIKCGWLDGAEVATNKMARKNAVACTGLMLGYTQAARNKDAVLLFAKMISEDVELDEFVFSIVLKACAALGDLNMGRQIHSYSVKLGLESEVSVGTPLLDFYFKCARFEAAYQAFESIREPNDFSWSALITGYCQNGKFDKALEIFRTLRSKGVLLNSFMYTSIFQACSSVSDLIFGSQVHADAIKKGLVACLSGESAMITMYSKCGKIDYAHQTFLAIDKPDNIAWTAIICAHAYHGRASEALRLFNKMQESGVRPNAITFIGLLTSCSHSGLVRQGKKFLDSMSDKYNVDPTIDHYNCMIDIYSRAGLLQEALEMIKSLPFEPDVLSWKSLLGGCWSHRNLKIAMIAAERVLQLDPLDTATYVIMFNLNALLGKWDEAAKFRKMMAEMNLRKEVSCSWIIVKHKVHRFVVGDRHHPQTEEIYSKLKQLDFAVKKGEECLLNEEDALCDFSERKEQLLDHSERLAIAYGLICIKGDTPIMVFKNTRSCRDCHEFAKRVSMVTDRELIVRDANRFHHIKAGECSCHDYW; encoded by the coding sequence ATGTCTTCAATAACTTGCTGGTGCTCTGGGCTAATGTCCAATTCTTCAACAGTAGTGGTAGCTAATGATAAAAGTAAGGATCCGAGACCTGCTAGTTTCGTTCAAATCCCTTCGTGGATCTCCTTGAAATGCAATAATTCATCCTTGAGGACCCCTAAAGTTCAACAGGGCCAAGTTGAAAACTTGCATTTGATTTCTTTAGCCAAACAAGGGATGCTTCAAGAAGTACATGACTTTGTCAGAAGCATGGATGCAGCAGGCATCTCGATAAATCCCCGGTCATATGAATACCTCTTTAAAATGTGTGGAACACTGAATGCTTCATCAGATGGAAAATTATTTCACAATAGACTTCAGAGAACGGGTAATACCAATAAGTTCATTGACAATTGCATCCTTCAAATGTATTGTGATTGCAGGTGTTTTGCAGCTGCAGAGAGATTCTTTGATGAAATGATTCATCGAGATATGTCCTCTTGGCACACCCTCATGTCTGCTTATGTTGAGGAAGGGCTCATAGATGAAGCTATTAGATTGCTCTTGCGTATGCTAGATTTCGGAATTATGCCACCCGCATCGATCATCAGTACTCTTATAGGGTCCTTCACATATCCTTCATCGTTAGGTCTTGGCAAGCAGATTCATTCTCAGCTGATAAAGATTGGAGTTATTGCCAATGATTTGATCGAGACCTCTATCTCCAACATGTACATCAAGTGTGGCTGGTTGGATGGTGCTGAAGTCGCTACCAATAAGATGGCTAGAAAAAATGCTGTGGCTTGCACTGGGTTGATGTTGGGCTATACTCAAGCTGCAAGGAACAAAGATGCTGTTTTATTGTTTGCAAAAATGATAAGTGAAGATGTAGAACTGGATGAGTTTGTCTTTTCAATAGTGCTTAAGGCGTGTGCTGCCTTAGGAGACTTAAACATGGGAAGACAAATTCATAGCTACAGTGTGAAACTTGGATTGGAGTCTGAGGTCTCGGTTGGAACTCCACTactggatttttattttaaatgcgCCAGGTTTGAAGCTGCATATCAAGCTTTTGAGAGCATACGTGAACCAAATGATTTTTCATGGAGTGCTCTAATTACTGGATATTGCCAAAATGGTAAGTTTGACAAGGCACTTGAGATTTTTAGAACACTCAGAAGTAAGGGAGTGTTATTGAATTCATTCATGTATACCAGCATCTTTCAAGCATGCTCTTCTGTCTCAGATTTGATTTTCGGTTCGCAAGTTCATGCAGATGCAATAAAAAAGGGGCTAGTTGCATGCCTCTCTGGAGAGAGTGCTATGATCACTATGTACTCAAAATGCGGCAAAATAGACTATGCCCATCAAACATTTTTGGCTATTGATAAACCTGACAACATTGCATGGACTGCTATAATTTGTGCTCATGCTTATCATGGCAGAGCTTCTGAAGCTCTGAGGCTTTTCAACAAGATGCAGGAGTCGGGTGTAAGGCCAAATGCTATCACATTCATTGGTTTGTTAACATCTTGTAGTCATTCAGGTCTAGTTAGACAGGGAAAGAAGTTTTTGGATTCAATGAGTGACAAGTACAATGTGGATCCAACAATTGATCATTACAACTGCATGATTGATATATACTCTCGTGCTGGATTACTGCAGGAGGCTCTTGAAATGATAAAGAGTCTGCCATTTGAACCTGATGTGTTGAGTTGGAAAAGCTTATTAGGAGGTTGTTGGAGCCATAGGAATCTCAAGATTGCGATGATTGCAGCCGAAAGGGTGCTTCAGCTGGATCCATTAGACACTGCTACTTATGTGATCATGTTCAACTTAAATGCTTTGCTTGGGAAGTGGGATGAAGCAGCTAAATTTAGAAAGATGATGGCTGAAATGAACTTGAGAAAAGAAGTAAGTTGCAGCTGGATTATTGTGAAGCATAAAGTCCATCGTTTTGTGGTAGGTGATAGACACCACCCTCAAACAGAGGAGATATACTCAAAATTAAAACAGCTTGATTTTGCTGTCAAAAAGGGTGAGGAGTGTCTTCTTAATGAAGAGGACGCACTCTGTGACTTCAGTGAAAGGAAAGAGCAGTTACTTGATCATAGTGAGAGACTAGCTATAGCTTATGGTCTCATATGCATCAAAGGTGACACCCCAATTATGGTCTTCAAGAATACTCGATCATGCAGAGATTGCCATGAATTTGCAAAAAGGGTCTCCATGGTAACTGATCGTGAATTAATTGTGAGAGATGCCAATAGGTTCCATCATATAAAGGCTGGGGAATGTTCTTGCCATGATTATTGGTGA
- the LOC107488425 gene encoding pentatricopeptide repeat-containing protein At5g13270, chloroplastic isoform X2, whose translation MSSITCWCSGLMSNSSTVVVANDKSKDPRPASFVQIPSWISLKCNNSSLRTPKVQQGQVENLHLISLAKQGMLQEVHDFVRSMDAAGISINPRSYEYLFKMCGTLNASSDGKLFHNRLQRTAAERFFDEMIHRDMSSWHTLMSAYVEEGLIDEAIRLLLRMLDFGIMPPASIISTLIGSFTYPSSLGLGKQIHSQLIKIGVIANDLIETSISNMYIKCGWLDGAEVATNKMARKNAVACTGLMLGYTQAARNKDAVLLFAKMISEDVELDEFVFSIVLKACAALGDLNMGRQIHSYSVKLGLESEVSVGTPLLDFYFKCARFEAAYQAFESIREPNDFSWSALITGYCQNGKFDKALEIFRTLRSKGVLLNSFMYTSIFQACSSVSDLIFGSQVHADAIKKGLVACLSGESAMITMYSKCGKIDYAHQTFLAIDKPDNIAWTAIICAHAYHGRASEALRLFNKMQESGVRPNAITFIGLLTSCSHSGLVRQGKKFLDSMSDKYNVDPTIDHYNCMIDIYSRAGLLQEALEMIKSLPFEPDVLSWKSLLGGCWSHRNLKIAMIAAERVLQLDPLDTATYVIMFNLNALLGKWDEAAKFRKMMAEMNLRKEVSCSWIIVKHKVHRFVVGDRHHPQTEEIYSKLKQLDFAVKKGEECLLNEEDALCDFSERKEQLLDHSERLAIAYGLICIKGDTPIMVFKNTRSCRDCHEFAKRVSMVTDRELIVRDANRFHHIKAGECSCHDYW comes from the exons ATGTCTTCAATAACTTGCTGGTGCTCTGGGCTAATGTCCAATTCTTCAACAGTAGTGGTAGCTAATGATAAAAGTAAGGATCCGAGACCTGCTAGTTTCGTTCAAATCCCTTCGTGGATCTCCTTGAAATGCAATAATTCATCCTTGAGGACCCCTAAAGTTCAACAGGGCCAAGTTGAAAACTTGCATTTGATTTCTTTAGCCAAACAAGGGATGCTTCAAGAAGTACATGACTTTGTCAGAAGCATGGATGCAGCAGGCATCTCGATAAATCCCCGGTCATATGAATACCTCTTTAAAATGTGTGGAACACTGAATGCTTCATCAGATGGAAAATTATTTCACAATAGACTTCAGAGAACGG CTGCAGAGAGATTCTTTGATGAAATGATTCATCGAGATATGTCCTCTTGGCACACCCTCATGTCTGCTTATGTTGAGGAAGGGCTCATAGATGAAGCTATTAGATTGCTCTTGCGTATGCTAGATTTCGGAATTATGCCACCCGCATCGATCATCAGTACTCTTATAGGGTCCTTCACATATCCTTCATCGTTAGGTCTTGGCAAGCAGATTCATTCTCAGCTGATAAAGATTGGAGTTATTGCCAATGATTTGATCGAGACCTCTATCTCCAACATGTACATCAAGTGTGGCTGGTTGGATGGTGCTGAAGTCGCTACCAATAAGATGGCTAGAAAAAATGCTGTGGCTTGCACTGGGTTGATGTTGGGCTATACTCAAGCTGCAAGGAACAAAGATGCTGTTTTATTGTTTGCAAAAATGATAAGTGAAGATGTAGAACTGGATGAGTTTGTCTTTTCAATAGTGCTTAAGGCGTGTGCTGCCTTAGGAGACTTAAACATGGGAAGACAAATTCATAGCTACAGTGTGAAACTTGGATTGGAGTCTGAGGTCTCGGTTGGAACTCCACTactggatttttattttaaatgcgCCAGGTTTGAAGCTGCATATCAAGCTTTTGAGAGCATACGTGAACCAAATGATTTTTCATGGAGTGCTCTAATTACTGGATATTGCCAAAATGGTAAGTTTGACAAGGCACTTGAGATTTTTAGAACACTCAGAAGTAAGGGAGTGTTATTGAATTCATTCATGTATACCAGCATCTTTCAAGCATGCTCTTCTGTCTCAGATTTGATTTTCGGTTCGCAAGTTCATGCAGATGCAATAAAAAAGGGGCTAGTTGCATGCCTCTCTGGAGAGAGTGCTATGATCACTATGTACTCAAAATGCGGCAAAATAGACTATGCCCATCAAACATTTTTGGCTATTGATAAACCTGACAACATTGCATGGACTGCTATAATTTGTGCTCATGCTTATCATGGCAGAGCTTCTGAAGCTCTGAGGCTTTTCAACAAGATGCAGGAGTCGGGTGTAAGGCCAAATGCTATCACATTCATTGGTTTGTTAACATCTTGTAGTCATTCAGGTCTAGTTAGACAGGGAAAGAAGTTTTTGGATTCAATGAGTGACAAGTACAATGTGGATCCAACAATTGATCATTACAACTGCATGATTGATATATACTCTCGTGCTGGATTACTGCAGGAGGCTCTTGAAATGATAAAGAGTCTGCCATTTGAACCTGATGTGTTGAGTTGGAAAAGCTTATTAGGAGGTTGTTGGAGCCATAGGAATCTCAAGATTGCGATGATTGCAGCCGAAAGGGTGCTTCAGCTGGATCCATTAGACACTGCTACTTATGTGATCATGTTCAACTTAAATGCTTTGCTTGGGAAGTGGGATGAAGCAGCTAAATTTAGAAAGATGATGGCTGAAATGAACTTGAGAAAAGAAGTAAGTTGCAGCTGGATTATTGTGAAGCATAAAGTCCATCGTTTTGTGGTAGGTGATAGACACCACCCTCAAACAGAGGAGATATACTCAAAATTAAAACAGCTTGATTTTGCTGTCAAAAAGGGTGAGGAGTGTCTTCTTAATGAAGAGGACGCACTCTGTGACTTCAGTGAAAGGAAAGAGCAGTTACTTGATCATAGTGAGAGACTAGCTATAGCTTATGGTCTCATATGCATCAAAGGTGACACCCCAATTATGGTCTTCAAGAATACTCGATCATGCAGAGATTGCCATGAATTTGCAAAAAGGGTCTCCATGGTAACTGATCGTGAATTAATTGTGAGAGATGCCAATAGGTTCCATCATATAAAGGCTGGGGAATGTTCTTGCCATGATTATTGGTGA
- the LOC107488483 gene encoding uncharacterized protein LOC107488483 isoform X1, which yields MAASFAPFLISGGSHVKSPELWSTKKNSYGVGIHLGPKLVVQRKSNLVSRRNRTSSICAEYRDSSGGGGGDFLAGFILGGAIFGTLAYVFAPQIRRSLLNEDEYGFRKAKRPIYYDEGLEQRTRMTLNEKISQLNSAIDNVSSRLRGGNNVPAAKIESDPEVEANI from the exons atggCTGCTTCTTTCGCGCCATTCTTGATTTCAG GTGGATCTCATGTTAAGTCACCTGAGTTGTGGTCGACAAAGAAAAATTCTTATGGCGTTGGAATCCACCTTGGACCTAAGCTTGTAGTTCAAAGAAAATCAAACCTTGTGAGCAGGAGGAACCGCACTTCATCAATTTGTGCTGAATACCG TGACAGTAGTGGAGGTGGAGGTGGGGATTTTCTTGCTGGCTTTATTCTAGGTGGTGCGATTTTTGGAACTCTGGCATATGTCTTTGCTCCCCAG ATCAGAAGATCTCTGCTAAATGAAGATGAATATGGGTTTCGGAAGGCCAAAAGACCAATATATTACGACGAAGGGTTAGAG CAGAGGACCCGTATGACCTTGAACGAAAAGATAAGCCAACTAAACTCTGCTATTGACAATGTCTCTTCGCGTTTGAGAGGTGGCAATAATGTGCCTGCTGCAAAGATAGAAAGTGATCCTGAAGTGGAGGCTAACATCTGA
- the LOC107488483 gene encoding uncharacterized protein LOC107488483 isoform X2, with amino-acid sequence MAASFAPFLISGGSHVKSPELWSTKKNSYGVGIHLGPKLVVQRKSNLVSRRNRTSSICAEYRDSSGGGGGDFLAGFILGGAIFGTLAYVFAPQIRRSLLNEDEYGFRKAKRPIYYDEGLERTRMTLNEKISQLNSAIDNVSSRLRGGNNVPAAKIESDPEVEANI; translated from the exons atggCTGCTTCTTTCGCGCCATTCTTGATTTCAG GTGGATCTCATGTTAAGTCACCTGAGTTGTGGTCGACAAAGAAAAATTCTTATGGCGTTGGAATCCACCTTGGACCTAAGCTTGTAGTTCAAAGAAAATCAAACCTTGTGAGCAGGAGGAACCGCACTTCATCAATTTGTGCTGAATACCG TGACAGTAGTGGAGGTGGAGGTGGGGATTTTCTTGCTGGCTTTATTCTAGGTGGTGCGATTTTTGGAACTCTGGCATATGTCTTTGCTCCCCAG ATCAGAAGATCTCTGCTAAATGAAGATGAATATGGGTTTCGGAAGGCCAAAAGACCAATATATTACGACGAAGGGTTAGAG AGGACCCGTATGACCTTGAACGAAAAGATAAGCCAACTAAACTCTGCTATTGACAATGTCTCTTCGCGTTTGAGAGGTGGCAATAATGTGCCTGCTGCAAAGATAGAAAGTGATCCTGAAGTGGAGGCTAACATCTGA